Genomic DNA from Solanum dulcamara chromosome 4, daSolDulc1.2, whole genome shotgun sequence:
ATACTGTTATAGAGAACCTATATGTAATGtaatataacataacatgaGAGATTGGTTCCACAGAGAACCTGGTTGTTATAGTGAAGTGTAGTTATAGAGGATGGATGACATTTATAGAGAGGTCTAATTGTAATTTACAATTTTAGGCACTGCTCTGGTTTGTTCGTGTTAATTTgaagtgtgtgtgtgtgtgtgtgtatatatatatacttacacgCTTTCTAGCACTtatattgttgtttttgttttgcttAATATTGATCTGAGACGAGTTTAAATAGAGGGACACTGCTAATGAGGATTTCTATAGCCAACCTCAACTTGTTTGGAATTGATGCGAGCTGTTGTTATAATTAGGAAGTTGGTGTGTTGACAGGTTCGTAGATTAGAAGCACACGGTGTACCTTCAAAGCAGGCAGAGGCAATAACATCTGCGATTACTGAGGTTTTAAACGACAGCTTGGAAAACATTGCTAATTCTTTTGTTTCACTAGCTGAAATGCAGAAAGTAAGAGATTCAcagataatatatttatttatttttggttttaAAACAATGTGCCATTGTTGTACCAATATGAAAATGTTCTTTTGTGTGTTTGTCTCTGTAGTCTGATTTGGTTCAAGAAGCGAATCTTTCCAAGTTCAAATCCCATGTAAAAAGTTCTCAGGTAAATATATTCTAAAACTTGTATAATTCATTGTTTAGTTAGCAAAAAGATGCAATCCTGCATATACtactttacttcttttttttgattttaggTTAGTGTTAATTGTTAGGTGGAATAACTTAAAATTGGAGAATCGCATGACTTTATTGTGAACtgttagaaaatataaaaatggcTAAACACTGCATGGTGAAACACACAATGAGCATGGCACAAATGACATGAGAAGAAACTCTCTTATCCGCTATGATAATGTGGACGTTATAAATGGTTCTGTCTTCTACCCCTTTCATTAGGCTATAATTGGAGATTTGATGGTATGATTTCGAGTTGGATGTTCATAGGGCTCTGCGCATATTTCTTAGGATAGACAGGCAGGGCTATTTGGGGATTAATCCCATTTGCTACATCAATTAAACATTGTCGGATCTCCTAATTGATGCCTTAAGTTTCTGCAAGTACTTGATGGTTCATGGATCTTCTGCTCCTAATCAGCTGTTGCAGCAACCTTAGTTTATGAAAGTTTTTGCCTTTCAGTGTCGCAAAGAAAGATAGATGCTTATTAACGAATGTGGGGACTCTAACTCACTCTAACATGACGTGGAAGAGGAATTCTTCCAATGCTGAATATACTGCTTGAAATGATTGCAAGTATCCATTCAAATACAATTAGCTTGGACCCTcttattacctatattgatCAAATTCCTGTCAGAAAGAGCTTTTGCTAGAAGTTCACTCAACTCATTTTTAGAGGGCCAAGCACAATccttcaaatattttctcaaaattcttGTAGATGGCTCCTAATAGTTCCTAATGTTTTTCCATAACTCATACTCCAATAGTTGAAGATTGTAGTTTGATACCCATTTTTCAAGTCTGTTCTGACATTTTCTCTGAATTTGGACTTTAAACTGTATGCTCAAAAGACTAAGCcgtagttattgttgttgtatgctCAAAAGACCGTCTCTTAGTTCCAGATACACATTCCTTATCCCTATTTTTCAAGATTTCAATCTAGGTCAGGGTGAACTCATACATGTACTTTGATGCATAAGTACAGAAGTATGTGAACTCTGAATATAGCCAACGAAACAACACTCCAGTATAACTTATTCGGTGATTAATCAGATAGGTTCTAATAATGTATCCAAGTTCAGGAAAGAGATTTTTATGGGACTCTGTTGATTGGATCAGACTGCGTATCCTTAATCAAGGCTCGCTACATCCACAGTTTATGAACGGATCAAAGGAAGGACCAAATAAAAATCTAGTTAAACTTGCCAATTGGAAGAATGACGGACTATGTGACATTGTGATCTAAGTATTCAGTGTTCACATGTGAACACTGAATCCTTAGATCACACTGTCACGTAGTCCGTGATTCCTCTGTTTGACTGGAAGAACTAGCTTCAAGGAGCAATCCACTTAAGCAATTCAGGCTATTTATTAAATCTTCTACTACATAGCAAATTCTAAAGTAATGTTAGCTTACTCATGGTATAAACGGAAAGTACGATGGCTTGAAATGAAAGATCGGCCTTGTTCATATGACTGAATTGTTCAGTCGATCTCCATAACTAATTGAGTGATATGATGTCATAGCTACTGATCTTTTGCATAAAATTTGTGATGAATGTGATGTGGAGCTTCAAACTCTATTTGTTGGactgatgattattgcttacaGTAATGTCTTGTGTTTTTCATGTTTCTAGACTTGCAAAAACTGATATTGGAGTTTGATATCTGAAGTAATCTGATTGCAGGAGAATCATTTTTCTCTACTGCAACATGAAACTGAAAAGCTTCGGAATGATATTGAGAAAGTGCGTACTGAATTGAGGTACATCTGAATTGTGTGAAATCTGATATTACTTGTATTCACATGCTTTGTGAACCACTTCTTTGCTGATATAGGTATGAGATTGATAAGCTTACTGCTGGCCAACGTTTGGATTTAAATCTCGAAAGAGGGTAAGACTTTCAAGAATTCCTAGCTAAAAATGAAGACATTTCTCTACTCCATAATAAATGAATGACTAGTAGAGGCTCACTCCAAATTGCAACTGGTTGCAGAAGCATTCGCGATGAGCTTGCCAAGCAAAGTACAGGGACCACTGACCTTGCTAACAAACTAGATCGAGTAAGTGTTTTCTCTTGCTTATACTGAAAGTGGGAAGCTCCAAAGTGTAAAGCTATGTGAATGTTGTGTATGTATAAAATGAGTGTAGTATCATAAAATACCTAATCAAATTCACTATGCTACGTTAATATTGTGACACTTGAATAGGAAATCCATGCCATGAGGGCCCAACTTGAAGCTGGAAAATATGAAGTCATCAAATATTGTATAGGAAGCCTTGTTTCTATCTCAGCTGTTGGCCTTGCTGTGCTTCGGTTATATGCTTAAAGAGATGttccaaaagatatttataTTGCCTCAAAAATAGGAAGAGATATAATTGTTGACATTATTCTTTTGGGAGCTTAAGTAGATGTTTATTCATAGTTGAATCAATTGTAATAGTATTTGAATTGGCAGAAAGGTTAACAACTTTGTACAAATGAGTTATAATTTAACATAATATACCTTAAAAGAAAgagttcttttttttctttgttacaTTTTTCGAAGAGACATTGTAAAGAAAAGAATTTCTCCATGCCAGAGAATTATTACGTTCAAGTCCAACCTTTTTAGTGGACAATACATTAGCCAAGCATCTAGGAAGCCCTTGGGTACAGGTTGCTCCGGCTATAATTCAAGGGCCATCAGCACAAATTAGGTGGGCATAAATATCGAAATACCGATCGaactattttgatttttctatttcGAAAGTTcagtttcaatttattttatttattattttggttCGGTTTTCGACTATTGGGTTGTGTAATGCGGTGTTTTGGTTTAAACCAAATTTataatatacttattttatttatatatatatcggACCACCCATTCATGTATACTTATATACAACAACccatataattataatatatacaaCAGTCCAAGCCCTAAAAAACTAAAAGGGAAACGTACATGAATAtgttatattaagaaaatatttatcacttatagcaaaaatatttttttttgttgaatatttataatacagtttgaATACATATTATcgagaataatttatcaaacatataatacaatttttatttatggataatacatttatcacactttAATGCATTTATAATAAATTGTCAATTTCATACCaaacaagcataatatattttaaaacacttataatacatttatattgcatgcataattaacttttaatacataaaatatttatcataatattgctaagTACTGTTATAGATcgtaataaatttaaaaaatgtcactaaaattaataattatttattaaaaaatacttaagcaaagtaatttttccaaattaaaaTAACCTCATAGACCACTTCAGCTTCTTCACTGAATGCGACATTACGACCACCAGCGGCAAACGTCACCCTCCAAGGATGAGGGGACTCAGAGTTGCCTGCTATTTAATTGAAAAACGtcaatgaaataatttttagccTTAAAAGTAGTCCAATTTACGAATAAAATTTAACCCATAAAATCGGCCTTAAACCATAATACTCGAAATTATTAAATTGAAATCTTTTTAAACCAAATCGAATTTACAAAAATTGAATCGAAGCGAACTAATTTGGTTCGGTTCTCGgtacaaataatttgaaaatcgaaaaaaacaaaattcaaaaatcgaAAGCAAATCGAATTACCGAACATTCATGCCTAGTAGAAATATCTCAAGAAATAGTAAAAAGCGCGGGAGATAATAGCAGAATAATAGTGTGCATCGATGGAGGTAATAAAATTGTCTTTATGGGAGGGGATGGTCATATTTAGGAAAAAAAGTAGTTCTATGCATATGACTACGGGTGTTCACGGGTAGGTTTGGATCGGTTATTGgtcaaaattaaaatcaaatcaatttaatcggttttaaaattatcaaaatcaagccaaaccaattaaaatatacatCCATCGGTTGGTTGTTATCGGTTTCGATTtggtttgattcggttattcagttattaaccatacacaaaaataaaagaaataattcattcaaaatagaagaaaaaacaataatttattcaaaaaaataaagtgtcTTCATTCCATTTTggatcttataaagttataattCTAATCGtagaattttaattatgtttaacttCCTGCTTAAACTTACTGAATAATGCATAAGCTAATGATAAAGTTGTACAAATAAAAGACGTATCATaccttactattttaaattagtgtTCCATATTTTTTGCATACAAAAgtgttcataaaaaataatatattatgtatatataattataaaaaaatatgtatataatttattgGTTCGGTTcgattattttttcatttttttaaaataaattcaaaatcaaaccaaatattatcagtttttaaaaatataaaaccaaatcaaattaaaaaataatttatttaatttatttgttttaattttttaacttgAATCAATTTTATCCGTGAACACCCCTACATATGACCAGTCATgaggggaaaaaaaagaagaagattcaACGGTCATCATACTATGGTCATAGCATGattattttttacataattgacatataatcaaataattctatTCGATGgatctttcttcttttcaaaattgcataaatttattttctattcgttatttataaattattcattAGAATTGACATCCTTTTTTGGAGATACTTTGCCTTTCTGACAATGGATCTAGATTTGAAGTCTGCTAATGGACTTACCTACTCCATTAATTACTCTTATTGCTATAATGTACTTGTATTTGAGTCAATCTTTAAGGAGCCAAACACTTTGTGTTCGATAACCAAAGAATCAATGAATAACCTTTATCATATTCGTCAAAAATCAGATATCACAGCTAGCAATCCACTGTGTgatgttttatttttctacCCAAAGTAatgattggaaaaaaaatattaaaatagctTAAGAAAACGACAGTTATTGGCAGAAGAACCCCATGTTCTTTCATTACAGTTAGCACGTCCTTAATGATTCCTAACCACTCCACCGTTTCACGTGTTCACATGACATGCCCCCAATACTTCTcccaaaattatttatttacacccatgatatttatatcaaataaaaaaacttaatCGTAAAATAAAGATTTAACCATGAAAATATAGTATATCAATTAACAACAATTGACTTGTATAAATTTATATCATACATATCTTGCATTTATTGTCTCATAAAAAAAATGAGTGTGTGTAGTTTTCTCTCGTAAAAAAATGAGTGATTCTTATGGAAAATCTCTCTTACATTAATTGATTTGCTGGAATATGGGCCGCATTATCGATGGGCCATCTGTTTATTACGGCCCAATTGTCCCATCCTTCCAAAAAAAACCATGATAGGGCCCAAGTAAATGAAGTCAATTAAAATTGAATCATTTTAATTGTATAGAAGAATAGAGTGAGTCAGAAAGCATTAAAAGTGGTCACAAGTCATTACTGAAATTCTGAATGATTATAGATGAAGAGGGAGATATTATTTGAAAACACCAACAAAAGTGAGCATATATACCACATATCACACCACTCTTAGTGGGCTCCAACCCACCTAATGACGTAAATACAAAATGGGCCCATTTACCTTTGCCTTTAACGTTACGATAAACTACCACACACACTCACCAATGCATTGAATGTTCcctatttatttttctctttttgattttgattttctaTATCCGCATTGACAGAGAATGAATGAATATTTATTACTTTactataatttttgtttttgtttttttacttattataaAGGTATTGATAAGTTCATTTTACGTATTTCTCCATTCcaatttatgtattttaatttgacttaatatgaagaaagttattattattactattttgtATTTGGTGTGGGATTAATTAAactgttttaaattttttgtgatttttaatGTCATACACGATAATAAGCGTAGAAAGCGAATCAAAAGCAAGAAaatgtcttcttttttttctaaaacagATTATAAAGAATAGTGAAATAAACAAATTGAACGTTGATTGTTCTAAACCAGTGTTCTAAAAATAGAACAATGTTAGTATGTATAGCTGACATTCAAAGAAATGAAGTCAGGGGTATACTTAGGCTTTTAGTTCAAAATTGACAAATCTCAATAATTTTGACCAAATtttaagtgtcaagaaatgtaTTAAGtaagaaaaatttattttaaagtcTAATTATTAATACTTGAGAATCACCTACAATTTAACACATGTATAAAGTGTTCTTGGAGTGTATAGAACAAACAGAACAGCTTAACTGGTACAAGTAGCATTGCATAGACACTccatttatcaaaatatttactCCCATGATCATAAAATCTATTGATGGTCAATTGAACGCCATTtcgtgaaaaataaaaaaacatattgtatatataaattctcttagctttacctagtcttTAAAAGGTTATACCAAATTAAAAGATTAAAATGGTTGTACCTTGTGCTGCAGTTGTTGTGCTAAATTTGGcaagttgaattaattatgcAAACATTTCGACTTTTGAGAGTTGTCAGAAACCGCTCAACCGTTTTGAATTTTTCCAAcctctcaaaaataaaaataataaaaacaaatgaaTGGTTTCTATAAGATTGACCACTAAACTGCAAATAAATTAGATTTTACACtgcaaaaaagaaaattttaaaacaaaacaaaaaaaataaggcAAAAATCTAAAAGTAAAATTACAATAACCTCCCTAAAATACGTTACATTTCTACTTCTACCCTCCTACTCCCCCACAATTTACCAAAAATTTTCACATTTAAACCGCAACCGAGCTAGACCTTCTAGACCGCTTTTCCAACTGAACCGGTTCTCTTTCATTTCAACAATTCAGCAAGTTGAAATCATAGAAGCTAGACCGGAGTCAATAATCTCACCGGTCTCCTTCTTCCGCCGCATCTCCAAAACTTTCCGGTGGCTATTCGAGTGAACTTCCAAAGAAAAAGTTGGACTACAAGCCGGTCTATACTCAGGAAAAAGCCGACCGGATTTGTATCTAACACCACAAGCGTTGCACAACGTTTTTGGACCCAATGGACCGGCTCGCCACTGAGGTGTTTTCTGAACCTGACAATGAGTGCATCGACGGGCTGAACCGGTTTCTGCGGAAGAATTCTTTTTTGGCTTCTTCAACGGTGGCTTTTCTACGCTACAAAACAAGTCACCGTCATGAACCGGGTTCGCGAAAAAACCCGAAGGAAACGGTGAAGAACCGTACGACGAAGAGGTTGGAGAAGAAGAGTCTCCTGAAACTGCCGACGACGGAAAAGACCATGTTCTTCCAGCGGGTCTAGACCGTTTGCTTCTCGGTTTTACCGGAAACGGTAAAGGGAAACATGGAACTCTGATTTTCTTAACAACCGGTCTAACCACCGGCTCAGACCGGGACTCCGAATAACCACCGGTTTTGTTGTTGAAATTTTCGGCAGGACATAACAAAGAAAATTCCGACGAAGTATCGTCCACAAATTGGGATAACCATTCGAGATTCTCCAATTCATCAACCTGTTAAAAtgttttttgaataaaaatccaaaaattacaacaacaaaaaaataataataaaacaaaaaattggGTTCCCAAGGCGAAGGCCTGAGTTTTTACCGGAATAAGGAGTTCGCCGGAGGGAGAACCAAAGCTTTCCATGCCGGAAATAGTAGAATCCTGTGAATTTCTATTCTGAGAAGACCCAGAAAAAGAGGTTTTTTCATCATCTTCATGCAGTTCTGGGTCTTTGAAATCTTTGTCAGAAAAATCCAAAAGATCATCAACTGAAAAATCCTCACTCGTTCCGTTATTAATCCCTGTTACACACCATATATCATCAAGAAAAACTTGTTGGGTAGTTTTCATAGCCATATCTGAGAGAAAACTAGATTTCAATGCTCTTGCTTCAATCAACTCCATGAAAAAAAATAGCACAAAATTGAAACAAAGACCAAAAaagttaagttattttttttaaaaggtacAGAGAAGTTTACGTTGGTTTTATGGTAGGAAAATTGTGaagaagaagttggagaattgcagaagaaaaaaaagttgagAAGAAGAGTTTTTGGGTTAAAGCACTGAAAAAGGGGCGAAACTAGTGGGTGGGTTAttgtttttttcctcttttatctACTTTTCTCTCtcctttttatgaaaaaataactgtagaattgaattattatttttttgtttaataatTGAGGACTGCTATTTATTATTACGGTGGGCCGTTACGCATGAAATTGTAATTTACAGATGTTGAAATATTATTGGCTAGGTGACAAGTCTTTTCTTTTGTAACTGGTCCAGAATTTCAAGTAGATTTTTTGTAATATGCtgctttttatttgtatttgttaaaaaataaattaagaaggatatttatttgattttatggTTTACGATTCAAAGGCGGGGAAAGTGAAAATGAAAGGTTTGATTAATAAATTTCAAAGTttcacaaaagagaaaaaagaaaaaaaaaaggaaaatggtCAAAATAAGAGAGCTGTTCTAGAAAAGACAGCCCTTAAATTGTCTTAAGTTATTACCGCGTTGAATCTCAATTGACGTTTTCTTAATGAAGATAAGTTTTGCTCTATTTTAGTTGTcgtatttattaaaataacttatcaaaaataattattattctataaaacaaatatatctaattaatcctaaattaataaatatgatgAAGCACTAATAGTGAAAAGAAAATAGCatttaattgaaattaaaaataagcaataattatttaattaaattttatttttagtcaaTATAAATAAAGTGAGATTTAAG
This window encodes:
- the LOC129884466 gene encoding protein FMP32, mitochondrial-like, whose amino-acid sequence is MAAVKRVIPLGVNYGISLSKLRGINNVAINVPAASLLVNRSQCKAVGYNFKFSSLLSSKSYAHNKFDYRQISQLVKPDSKRAFLVDTLAMVRRLEAHGVPSKQAEAITSAITEVLNDSLENIANSFVSLAEMQKSDLVQEANLSKFKSHVKSSQENHFSLLQHETEKLRNDIEKVRTELRYEIDKLTAGQRLDLNLERGSIRDELAKQSTGTTDLANKLDREIHAMRAQLEAGKYEVIKYCIGSLVSISAVGLAVLRLYA
- the LOC129885404 gene encoding GATA transcription factor 5-like, with translation MELIEARALKSSFLSDMAMKTTQQVFLDDIWCVTGINNGTSEDFSVDDLLDFSDKDFKDPELHEDDEKTSFSGSSQNRNSQDSTISGMESFGSPSGELLIPVDELENLEWLSQFVDDTSSEFSLLCPAENFNNKTGGYSESRSEPVVRPVVKKIRVPCFPLPFPVKPRSKRSRPAGRTWSFPSSAVSGDSSSPTSSSYGSSPFPSGFFANPVHDGDLFCSVEKPPLKKPKKNSSAETGSARRCTHCQVQKTPQWRAGPLGPKTLCNACGVRYKSGRLFPEYRPACSPTFSLEVHSNSHRKVLEMRRKKETGEIIDSGLASMISTC